A DNA window from Candidatus Bathyarchaeota archaeon contains the following coding sequences:
- a CDS encoding GNAT family N-acetyltransferase: MRRREFFKVTKITRKFDRRTGKFTINIRYKTRTEVTPRTVAVSEAFGLGVDEFQEHVVYDNVELKIGPKDIVYITGDSGSGKSVLLRALEKDLAGETVNIADVKVVSSLPLIDTIGQTIEKGLELLSRVGLNDAFLFVRRYDQLSDGQKYRYRIAKMIEAGKQYWILDEFCSLLDRDTAKIVAHNIRKLARQEGKAVLAATTHTDLYEDLRPMVHIHKRFGKEITVKYHTDRYTSQCTLVKEMQIQEGTREDYEELAVFHYRDSRRLVCPQKIFVLKREGELCGVIVYKSPAVRTAGRKKAFGRVLTIYEVNQVLTCIARVVVHPKYRTIGLGVKLVRETLPLADKPYVETTAVMARYNPFFERAGMTKIAESTPRPAILEGVEKLRRLGFNQVLLGSTKYTIQRMRKNPCLIKKVRTVFKHVSKAGGVYRKRIASTGRAYMKHNEFCECVDRADIEKLARMIKILSFLIQTKVYLFWKR; this comes from the coding sequence ATGAGGCGCCGAGAGTTTTTCAAGGTCACTAAGATAACGCGGAAGTTTGATCGACGCACTGGCAAATTCACCATTAATATTCGTTATAAGACTAGGACTGAGGTTACTCCTCGAACCGTGGCGGTTTCTGAAGCTTTCGGCTTGGGCGTGGACGAGTTTCAGGAGCATGTAGTCTATGATAATGTTGAGCTAAAGATAGGGCCCAAGGATATTGTCTATATTACTGGCGATTCTGGGTCCGGGAAAAGCGTGCTGCTACGAGCATTGGAGAAGGACCTAGCCGGAGAAACCGTTAATATTGCCGATGTAAAAGTTGTTTCGTCACTGCCACTCATTGATACCATTGGTCAAACAATAGAAAAGGGTCTCGAGCTGCTCTCTCGAGTAGGCTTAAACGATGCTTTCCTTTTTGTACGTCGCTACGATCAGCTCTCAGATGGTCAGAAATACAGGTATCGAATTGCCAAGATGATTGAAGCTGGAAAGCAATACTGGATTTTAGATGAGTTCTGCAGCCTGCTGGACCGAGACACTGCTAAGATTGTGGCGCATAACATTCGGAAGTTGGCTAGGCAGGAAGGAAAAGCGGTTTTAGCTGCTACAACGCACACCGATTTATACGAGGATCTCAGACCGATGGTGCACATTCATAAGCGGTTTGGCAAAGAAATTACGGTTAAGTATCATACTGATAGGTATACATCGCAGTGTACACTGGTCAAGGAAATGCAGATCCAAGAAGGCACGCGTGAAGATTATGAGGAGTTAGCTGTTTTTCATTACCGTGACAGCCGAAGACTTGTGTGCCCTCAGAAAATCTTCGTTTTGAAACGTGAAGGTGAGCTCTGCGGGGTCATTGTTTACAAGTCTCCTGCGGTGCGTACGGCTGGGAGAAAAAAGGCTTTTGGGAGAGTGTTAACGATTTATGAAGTGAATCAAGTTTTAACATGCATCGCTCGGGTTGTAGTTCATCCAAAATATCGTACGATCGGGCTTGGCGTGAAGCTCGTGCGTGAAACGCTTCCTTTAGCCGACAAACCTTACGTGGAAACAACCGCAGTTATGGCCCGCTACAATCCGTTTTTCGAACGTGCAGGAATGACAAAAATCGCTGAGAGCACGCCCCGCCCAGCGATCCTGGAAGGCGTAGAGAAGCTGAGGCGTCTTGGATTTAACCAAGTGCTGCTCGGCTCAACCAAGTATACAATTCAACGAATGCGTAAGAACCCCTGCCTTATCAAAAAAGTTAGAACGGTTTTCAAGCACGTCTCAAAGGCTGGAGGCGTTTACCGGAAGCGCATAGCATCCACGGGCCGCGCCTACATGAAACATAACGAGTTCTGTGAGTGTGTGGACCGTGCAGACATAGAGAAGCTGGCGCGAATGATCAAAATCCTTAGCTTTCTCATTCAGACAAAAGTCTACCTATTCTGGAAAAGATAA